Genomic segment of Aliarcobacter trophiarum LMG 25534:
TGAAAAATACCCCATAGTAACAAAAAAAGATAGCTATAAATATGACTTACAAGCTAAACCCAAACTAGTAATTATTATAGATGATGTTGTCTCAAAATCTCAAAAAGATAAGATTTTAAATATTGGTTATCCAATAAACATCTCTTTTTTACCTCCTACAAATGAACATAAAGAGTCTGCTCAAATAGCACAAAATCTACCATTTTATATGATACATTTTCCAATGCAAGCTTCAAAAAACTTTAAAAATAGTGAAGTTGATACTTTAAATATAAGTCATAGCTACGAAAAAATTGAAGAAAGAGTAAAAAAATTAAGAGATTGGTATCCAAATGCAACTTATACAAATAACCACACAGGTTCAGTATTTACAGAAAATTATGAATCTATGGATATGCTTTTTCGTGCTTTAAAAAAGTATAATTTTATCTTTGTAGATAGTAAAACAACACCAAATAGTGTAGCAAAAGAGCTCTCTGTAAAATACCAAATGCCATATATTGTAAGAGACACTTTTTTAGATAATGATAGAAATTTCACAGCAATCCAGAATCAACTAAAAGATGCTATAAAAGTTGCTAAAAAAGATGGTTATGCAGTAGCTATTGGGCATCCATACGATATTACAATAAAGGTCTTAAAAGAGTCTAAACACCTTTTAAATGATGTTGAACCAATATTCTTAAACAAACTTCCATATTTATAAAATTTTAGTTAAAATAAAAATAAAAATTATCAAGGTTTTTTATGATAACTCAACTTGATTTTAAAATTTCAGAGCTTAATGCTATGAAAAAATATCCACAAGAACTTTATTTTATAGGAAACAGTGAGCTTTTAAAAAGAAGAAAAATCTCAATTGTAGGTACACGAAGACCCTCATCTTATACAAAAGAGTTTACATATAAACTTGCTTCAAAACTATCACAAAATGATATTTGTATAGTAAGTGGTGCTGCTATGGGAGTCGATAGTATAGCTCATAGTGGAGCTGGTGTAAAAAATACAATCGCAGTTGTAGCAAATGGTTTAGATATAAGGTATCCATTGGTTAATAAAAATCAAATAATTGAAATTGAGAAAAACGGTTTAATTATTTCAAATTTTAAAGAAGGCGAAAAAGCAAGGAAATATACCTTTGTTTTAAGAAATGAGATAGTTGTAGCATTGGGTGAAAAATTAATTGTTTGTGAAGCTGATTTAAACTCTGGAAGTATGACATCAGTAGAGTTTGCACTTAAACAAAACAAAGAGATTTTTGTTTTACCACATAGAATAAATGAGAGTTTAGCTACAAACGAATTGATCAAAAAAGGCTTAGCAAAAGCAATTTACGATATTGATGAGTTTATAGAAGATATTGTTGGAGTTGGGCTTTTTGGATTCCAAAATAGCTTTGATGAGATTTTAGAGTATTGTAAAAGTAACCCAATTTATGATGAAGTACTTCTAAAATATCCAGATAAAATATTAGAGTATGAGCTAGATGGTAAAATAGCTATCAAAGATGGAAAAGTTTTTGTAGTTTAGATTTATTTTTAAATTTCTTTTAAGTAAATATTAACTATTATTTTATCAAACAATCGTTTGGATAATTAAATGGCAATAAAAAAAACATCAAAAGAAGAGATTTTACAAGAAGCTATAAAGCTTTTTAAGTTAAAAGGTTATTATAACTGTTCTATGGCAAATATTGCAGATGCTTGTGGACTTATTAAAGGAAGTATCTATCACTATTTTAAGAGTAAAGATGAAATTGGAATAGAATCTTTAAAATATATACATAACTATTTCGTAGATAATATATTTAGTATTGCATATGATAAGAATTTAAAAGATGAAGAAAAAATAAAACTAATTGTTAAAAAAACAGATGAGTATTTTTTAAATAGTAAAGGCGGTTGTTTATTAGGTAATTTAGCTTTAGAAGTTAGTAGTGAAAATATAGATTTTAAAGAAGTTATTAAAGAGTATTTTACTGCTTGGGAAAATGCTTTATTTAATATATTTAAAAACAAGTACGAAGAATCTAAATCAAGAATTTTAGCTAGAGAGTATGTTGCATTAATTCAAGGTTCTATTATGATGATGAATCTATATGATGATTCTTCAAATTATCTACAAGTAGGTGAAAAATTGATTAGTTTAATCTAATCTTTTTTTTTAATATATTATTCAAACAATCGTTTGTTTTTAAAGGAGATTTATGGAAGTATTTACACAAGAACATATATTTATAAGAGAAAAATACAAAACAACAAAACAAGTTGAAAATATATTTGAGTATATGAATACAACAATTCCAAGCGATATAATGATAAAGTTTATTGAAAGCATGAACTACTTCTTTCTTGCAACATCTAGTAAAGATGGTAGAGTTAATGTAAATTTCAAAGGTACGCAATCAAAAATATTAATAAAATTTTTGAATAAAAATAAATTTATATTTCCTGATTTTAATGGAAATGGTATTTTACACTCCATTGGTGATATAGAATCAAATCCTCACGTTGGATTATTATTTATAGATTTTTCTAAAGACATTAGAATTAAAGTAAATGGAAGAGCAAAAGTAATTGATAATAAAGAATTAATCAATAGCTATTTAGATTTATTTGATTCTTTTAATTATTCAAAATTAATAGAAGTAGAAATTGATTACATAATACCAAACTGCTCTGCAAATCTAAATATTGTAAGAAATTCTATATTGGAATTACATTAGTTATAAAAATTGTTAAAGAATTGGTTATCTTAATCTAATCTTCTTTTTTTAATATATTATTCAAACAATCATTTGTTTGCAAAAGGAGTTTTATGCATAGTTATTTACAAAAATTTAAAGGTAAAAAAGTTGAGTTAGTCCCCAAATCAACTTTAAATGAGATTTTATTTGCATTTGTTGGAAGTTTTATAGCAATTGCTATTATTGGTTATTTTACAAAGACTTATGACAATTTATTAATAATGGGTTCATTTGGAGCTAGTTGTGTATTACTTTTTGGTTTTCCTAAAAGTGCATTTTCACAACCAAGGAATGTCATATTAGGTCATTTTATATCATCATTAGTAGGACTATTATTCTTACATTTTATTGGAAATGATTATATTAGTATGTCATTAGCACTTGCAATTGCAATATCACTTATGATAGCAACAAGAACAGTGCATCCACCAGCTGGATCAAATCCAATTATAATATTTTTATTGGGAGCTTCATGGGATTATTTAATATTTCCAACATTAATAGGTTCAATAATTCTGGTAATTGTTAGTTTGTTTTATAATAACTTGCACAAAAATAGAAGTTATCCAGATTATTGGTATTGAGTTAAAGGAACTATAAATTATTTTATAGTTCCTTTTTTATTTTAGTATCTTAATTGATAAGTTATATCTCCAGCTCCAACACCTAAAAATATCCCTTCATCATAAGTTTTTATAATTTTATCATCTTTAATAAGCTCTATTTTACCCTCATAAGATACCACTCTATCAGCAAAAATAGGATTGTATGAAGCAAACTCTTTTTCAAAATCAATATCTATTCTTTTCTCACCAGCAACTGTCCAAAGTGGTAGTATTATAAGTTCATCACATCTTCTAAAACACTTTTTAAACCCCTCAAGATTATCACTAGTTCTGCTATATTTATGAGGTTGCCAAAGAACTATTCTATTATTAAAATTTGTAAGATTATCATATAACTCAACTGATTTCATAGTTGCTTCAATCTCTGTTGGATGATGTGCATAATCATCAATTACAACAAATCTTTCATTTGATTGAACAATATCAAATCTTTTTTTAATCCCTTTATACTTCTTAAGATTTTCTCTAATAGTTTCAATATTTAATTCATTTAGTGCAGCAAGAATTGCCAATGAAGCATTTGAAGCTATATGAAATCCAAATCCCCAAACTTCAAATTCTCCATAATCTTTTAGTGTGAATTTGGTACAAGGTTCTCCATTTTTTAAAGTGTAACATAGATTTTTTATATCTTTTGACGGGTATAAATATGTAGCATTTTCTATTTTTAGTTTTTTTACATCTTTATCTTCACCATTTACTACTTTTACTTTTGCCAAAGATAAAAAAGTTTCATAAGAGTCATAAAATTTATCATAATCATAAGCATAATACTCCATATGTTCAGGCTCAGCATTTGTTACTATTGCACAATATGGATTTGAAAGTAAAAAAGAAGCATCACTCTCATCTGCCTCAAAAGCTACAGTTTTATCAATATATCTAAAATTTGAGCCAAACTCTTTTGGAATTGCTCCTATTAATGCACTACTTTCTAAAATTGTAGCCAAAATAGCAGTTGTAGTTGATTTCCCATGAGCACCTGCTACACAGTAGTTTTTCTTATCTCCTAAAATTATAGGTAGTGCTTCTTTTCGGCTCATTGTTCGTATTTGATTAAGTCTAGCTTCTATTAGCTCAGGATTTTCATCTGTAACTGCAGCTGAGTAGATAACCAAATCTAAATCTGGTGTAATATTTTTTGCATCTTGTGGACAAGATATTTTTATACCCTCTTTTTCCAACTCTTTTGTGATAGCTGAGCTTTTCATATCACTACCACTCACACTATGTCCATCAAAGTTTAAAAATCTAGCCAGTGCTGAAAGCCCTATTCCCCCAATTCCAATAAAATGAACTCTCAATTTATTTCCTTTTTTTCAATTAAATGTTTTAAATTTTCATACTCTTTTTTTAAAAACTCTTGATTGTTTTCTAAAAAATCATCTACTTCAAAATTGAAACTTGTGATAAAATATCCATACTCTTCTTTAGCTTCAAGTTCATTTTTATCAACAAACTCTTCATAGAAATATTCAAAGTCCAACTCTTTTGATAAATTCACAAGCAAAACTTCCATATTTTTTTTCAAAAAATTATCATCAATACTATTTGCTAGAGTAAAAAATAGTGCTTTTGATAGTTCAAAATCACTATTTGACCACTTTTCAATAGCAAGTTCATAAAAAGCTCTAATAGTTAAAAAGTCATTTTTTTCAAGCTTTAACAGCTCATTTTTCTTCAATTTTTCTTCAAGATTAAGACTAGCAACCTTTAAGATTTCATCATAAAGTCTATCTATTTTATCTTCTTGTAAATCTAAAACGAGCATAGTATCCAAAATTTCATACATCATCTCTATATTTTGATTTTTTATTGAATTTTGCATTGCTGCTTCCAAATAGATTAAAAAATCTGGGTTTGTTCTAGCTTCGTTTAAATCATCTTTATTCATTTTATACCTGTTCTTCAGAAATTGGAATTAAAATTTGATTAAATTTATTCATATCAAAAGCAACTAAATCACTATTTGTATAGAAAAATTTCACAAATGACCTTTTTTTAAACATTTTTTGTTTTAAAGGTAATATTTGTAACATCTCTTTTTGTTTTTTTAACTCTCGTATTGGATTCTCAACACCTTTTATAATCTCAATTTTTTCATTAAATATTTTTGCTAAATTTTCATAGTGGTCTAGTAAACTTAGCTGATTATCTTTTTGTCCTATTGGATCATAATCAAATATTTTAGTTTTTAGTTTTAACTGAGTTGCAACATCAAAAATTATTGGTGAAATCTGTTCATAACTTCCACTATCATTTAAAACAACTCCCACATTTTTTGAAGATTTTAAACTCTCATCTCCTATTTTAAAAATTGGGATTTTTAACTCTAAAAGAAAGTTTAATTTATATAAATCTTTAAACATAGCCTTTGTCAAAACAAGTAAACCAATATTATACTTTCTACTATCTTCTTTAATTATCTCTTTAAATCCTAAATTTGCATAATCTATTTGCAGAATTATTGTAGGAAAATATCTCAATTCAGTTTTAATAAGCTCCATAATTGCAACAGTTGAAGGTCTTGTAACTTTTACAATAAGTAAAGAATTTTTTAGTTTCTCATTTAGATATTTTGCCTCATCAAGAGCTTTTTTTACACTCTTTTCATCTTCTAAATAGAGATCTAAATATAGATATATTTTACTACCAAATGGCATAGGAAATTGACCTTGAGTCTTACCTATAACATTATAAATATTCATCAAAACTGTTGGTTTTCCAATAACCAAAATCAAATCATTTGGTTTTAAAACTGAAGATTGTTTTAGATTTATTAGTTTTTGATTTCTATATAGACCAAATATTTTCCAGTCCTTTTGCTCAATTGAGTCAATAGAACGATAAGCATAAGAGCTTCCAAATGGAATTTTTATCTCCATTATTTCACCCTGTTTTAAACCAATATTTTGAGCCAAAACTGGTACATTTGGTAATCTTTCAACCATTCCATTTGCTAAAACATCAATTCCTCTATAGATACTAACCATTGGGTCTTTTATATTTATTCCCCAATAATCCAAAATAGTAATTTGAAGATTTTTTTTGTATTCTCTAATATTTTTAATTACACTTAGCATCTCATCTTTTGAGCCAAGTGCCATTAAAACTTCACTATGGATATTTTTATCTAAAACCATTGATAATTTTGAGTTTGAAGTAGGGTCAAACTTATAAAATGTAAAATTTGATGGTTTTTGAATAGGTAAAATAATATCATTCATATATACAACATCATAGCTATTATCACCTGTATTTGACTCTACAATCCTTTGTAAAAGCTTCTTTGCAACTATTCCATCTAGTATAATTAATATCTTTTTCATGGGCGAAATTATATCTTAAAAAGTTTAATAGTAGATTTTAGATAGAATATAATCTTAATTAAAAAAAGGTTTATAATATTTATGGAATTTCAAATTAATGCAACTTCAAATGGTGCAAGAGCATGTACAATTAAGACAGCTCATAGTACTATAGTAACTCCCGTTTTTATGCCTGTTGGTACTCAAGGAACTGTAAAAGCTTTGGATGCTAATGATTTACTAGAAATGGGTGCTAAAATTATTTTAGGGAATACTTATCACTTATATTTAAGACCTACTAGTAAGCTAATCAAAAAGTTTGGTGGCCTTCACGGTTTTTCAAAATTCCCAAACTCATTTCTTACTGATTCAGGTGGATTTCAAGCATTTTCACTAAGTGATAACTCAAAGCCAGATGAAAATGGGATAATGTTTAAATCTCATATAGATGGAAGTAGACACTATTTTACACCAAAAAGTGTTTTAGATACTCAATATGAACTAAATAGCGATATTATGATGATTTTAGATGATTTGGTTGCCCTCCCAAATACAGATGAAAGAATAAAATTATCTATTGAAAGAACTACAAAATGGGCAAAAGAAGCAATTGATTATCATATGGAACAAAAAGCTCGTGGTATTGGAACAGAGCAAAATATATTTGCTATTATCCAAGGAGGAACTAGTAAAGAGTTTAGAAAACTAAGTGCAACACAACTTTGTGCTATGAGTGATTTTGATGGTTTTGCTATTGGTGGATTAAGTGTTGGTGAACCAAATATTGATATGTACGACACTGTAGAGTGGACAACACAATTTATGCCAAAAGAGAAACCAAGATATTTAATGGGAGTTGGAACACCTGAAGATTTAATAGAAAATATCGAACGAGGTGTTGATATGTTTGATTGTGTTATGCCAACAAGAAATGCAAGAAATGGTACACTTTTTACCTCTTTTGGAAGGTTAAATATAAAAAAAGCTGAGTTTAAAGAGGATATTAGACCAATAGATGAAAATTGCTCTTGCTACACTTGTAAAAATTTTACAAGAGCATATTTAAATCATCTTTTAAGAGCAGGTGAAATAACATACTTTAGACTAGCTTCAATACATAATATCTTTTACTATTTAGATTTGATGAAAAAGGCTAGAGAAGCTATTTTAAAAGATAATTGGGTGGAGTTTAAAAAAGATTTTTATGCTAAAAGAGGCAAATAAATCTTTTTTTTGATAAAATAGTCAAAAAATTTTAAGAGCAACTCGTTGTTCTCTTTAGGATTTTGCTACTTTTAGTTAAATTTTATTTAATACTAAAAAGTAGTATTTAAATATTTTGGTTACCGTTAAAAAGGTAACCTTTTAAAGGAAAAATATGTCAAATATTATTGTAGATGATAATTTAATAGCAAAACTGGAAAAACTTTCAAGTTTGAAAATAGAAGATGACAAAAAAGATAAAATAAAAAGTGATATTTCTCAAATGCTTGAGTTTGTAAACAACCTAAATGAAATAGATGTTTCAAATGTTGAAGCAACATCAAGCACAGTAAAAGGTGGAACTCCTTTTAGAGAAGATATTGCAATATCAAGTAAAGAGATTTCAGATAGTATTTTAAGAAATGCACCAAAAAGTGAAGATAACTACTTTATAGTTCCAAAGATTATTGAGTAAACCTATGATAAAAGTTTATGGAATAAAAACTTGCGGAAGTGTGAGAAATGCTCTTAAATTCTTCAAAGATCACAATATAGAAATTGATTTTATAGACTTCAAGACTACAAAAGTAGATTTAAAAACTGTTGAGAAATGGTCACAAAAAGTTGA
This window contains:
- a CDS encoding divergent polysaccharide deacetylase family protein, whose protein sequence is MTKKIRKKRKISPIKKSLRKKNLARNFIVLLSLIFILLLFAYFFLSKNNQVVKPSEKNNILQSQKTYSNDEVMEEVLKNIYPNSKDNILEKKDDEKLEFEKDIKKEVLEKQKEIESSKKVEKTIEQKPTKEIEEEIIEDKKELKEAKTSEKYPIVTKKDSYKYDLQAKPKLVIIIDDVVSKSQKDKILNIGYPINISFLPPTNEHKESAQIAQNLPFYMIHFPMQASKNFKNSEVDTLNISHSYEKIEERVKKLRDWYPNATYTNNHTGSVFTENYESMDMLFRALKKYNFIFVDSKTTPNSVAKELSVKYQMPYIVRDTFLDNDRNFTAIQNQLKDAIKVAKKDGYAVAIGHPYDITIKVLKESKHLLNDVEPIFLNKLPYL
- a CDS encoding DNA-processing protein DprA — its product is MITQLDFKISELNAMKKYPQELYFIGNSELLKRRKISIVGTRRPSSYTKEFTYKLASKLSQNDICIVSGAAMGVDSIAHSGAGVKNTIAVVANGLDIRYPLVNKNQIIEIEKNGLIISNFKEGEKARKYTFVLRNEIVVALGEKLIVCEADLNSGSMTSVEFALKQNKEIFVLPHRINESLATNELIKKGLAKAIYDIDEFIEDIVGVGLFGFQNSFDEILEYCKSNPIYDEVLLKYPDKILEYELDGKIAIKDGKVFVV
- a CDS encoding TetR/AcrR family transcriptional regulator; the protein is MAIKKTSKEEILQEAIKLFKLKGYYNCSMANIADACGLIKGSIYHYFKSKDEIGIESLKYIHNYFVDNIFSIAYDKNLKDEEKIKLIVKKTDEYFLNSKGGCLLGNLALEVSSENIDFKEVIKEYFTAWENALFNIFKNKYEESKSRILAREYVALIQGSIMMMNLYDDSSNYLQVGEKLISLI
- a CDS encoding pyridoxamine 5'-phosphate oxidase family protein, coding for MEVFTQEHIFIREKYKTTKQVENIFEYMNTTIPSDIMIKFIESMNYFFLATSSKDGRVNVNFKGTQSKILIKFLNKNKFIFPDFNGNGILHSIGDIESNPHVGLLFIDFSKDIRIKVNGRAKVIDNKELINSYLDLFDSFNYSKLIEVEIDYIIPNCSANLNIVRNSILELH
- a CDS encoding HPP family protein, yielding MHSYLQKFKGKKVELVPKSTLNEILFAFVGSFIAIAIIGYFTKTYDNLLIMGSFGASCVLLFGFPKSAFSQPRNVILGHFISSLVGLLFLHFIGNDYISMSLALAIAISLMIATRTVHPPAGSNPIIIFLLGASWDYLIFPTLIGSIILVIVSLFYNNLHKNRSYPDYWY
- the murC gene encoding UDP-N-acetylmuramate--L-alanine ligase; the encoded protein is MRVHFIGIGGIGLSALARFLNFDGHSVSGSDMKSSAITKELEKEGIKISCPQDAKNITPDLDLVIYSAAVTDENPELIEARLNQIRTMSRKEALPIILGDKKNYCVAGAHGKSTTTAILATILESSALIGAIPKEFGSNFRYIDKTVAFEADESDASFLLSNPYCAIVTNAEPEHMEYYAYDYDKFYDSYETFLSLAKVKVVNGEDKDVKKLKIENATYLYPSKDIKNLCYTLKNGEPCTKFTLKDYGEFEVWGFGFHIASNASLAILAALNELNIETIRENLKKYKGIKKRFDIVQSNERFVVIDDYAHHPTEIEATMKSVELYDNLTNFNNRIVLWQPHKYSRTSDNLEGFKKCFRRCDELIILPLWTVAGEKRIDIDFEKEFASYNPIFADRVVSYEGKIELIKDDKIIKTYDEGIFLGVGAGDITYQLRY
- a CDS encoding COG3400 family protein gives rise to the protein MKKILIILDGIVAKKLLQRIVESNTGDNSYDVVYMNDIILPIQKPSNFTFYKFDPTSNSKLSMVLDKNIHSEVLMALGSKDEMLSVIKNIREYKKNLQITILDYWGINIKDPMVSIYRGIDVLANGMVERLPNVPVLAQNIGLKQGEIMEIKIPFGSSYAYRSIDSIEQKDWKIFGLYRNQKLINLKQSSVLKPNDLILVIGKPTVLMNIYNVIGKTQGQFPMPFGSKIYLYLDLYLEDEKSVKKALDEAKYLNEKLKNSLLIVKVTRPSTVAIMELIKTELRYFPTIILQIDYANLGFKEIIKEDSRKYNIGLLVLTKAMFKDLYKLNFLLELKIPIFKIGDESLKSSKNVGVVLNDSGSYEQISPIIFDVATQLKLKTKIFDYDPIGQKDNQLSLLDHYENLAKIFNEKIEIIKGVENPIRELKKQKEMLQILPLKQKMFKKRSFVKFFYTNSDLVAFDMNKFNQILIPISEEQV
- the tgt gene encoding tRNA guanosine(34) transglycosylase Tgt, which gives rise to MEFQINATSNGARACTIKTAHSTIVTPVFMPVGTQGTVKALDANDLLEMGAKIILGNTYHLYLRPTSKLIKKFGGLHGFSKFPNSFLTDSGGFQAFSLSDNSKPDENGIMFKSHIDGSRHYFTPKSVLDTQYELNSDIMMILDDLVALPNTDERIKLSIERTTKWAKEAIDYHMEQKARGIGTEQNIFAIIQGGTSKEFRKLSATQLCAMSDFDGFAIGGLSVGEPNIDMYDTVEWTTQFMPKEKPRYLMGVGTPEDLIENIERGVDMFDCVMPTRNARNGTLFTSFGRLNIKKAEFKEDIRPIDENCSCYTCKNFTRAYLNHLLRAGEITYFRLASIHNIFYYLDLMKKAREAILKDNWVEFKKDFYAKRGK
- the gatC gene encoding Asp-tRNA(Asn)/Glu-tRNA(Gln) amidotransferase subunit GatC, producing the protein MIVDDNLIAKLEKLSSLKIEDDKKDKIKSDISQMLEFVNNLNEIDVSNVEATSSTVKGGTPFREDIAISSKEISDSILRNAPKSEDNYFIVPKIIE